The Algoriphagus halophilus genome window below encodes:
- a CDS encoding glycosyl-4,4'-diaponeurosporenoate acyltransferase CrtO family protein → MKRINLRDLLRKGLLTIGSIFLFYRSGELVMGWNKAQSHDSVEALIISFLANLFILGAFAFAGFAWPTYQLLPEKYYKIKNPHGLVSFSRKIGIGIYQKFLLNTFWRNKDQRRAYFNGTKSGINHWIMESKKAEFGHLIPFILLFLLSVWSLLLGFWKMAFINLIMNVLANFYPILLQRTHRARLIPILKRIKDSANNSV, encoded by the coding sequence TTGAAAAGAATTAATCTGAGGGATCTTTTAAGAAAAGGCCTATTGACAATTGGAAGTATCTTCTTGTTTTACAGATCAGGAGAACTGGTGATGGGCTGGAATAAAGCTCAATCCCATGACAGTGTAGAGGCTCTAATTATTTCATTTTTAGCAAACCTCTTCATATTGGGTGCATTTGCTTTTGCAGGATTTGCTTGGCCTACCTATCAACTCCTTCCAGAAAAGTACTATAAAATCAAGAATCCACATGGGTTGGTTTCATTTTCAAGAAAAATAGGAATCGGGATCTACCAAAAATTCCTCTTGAATACTTTTTGGAGAAATAAGGACCAACGGCGAGCCTATTTCAATGGGACCAAATCAGGAATAAACCATTGGATCATGGAGTCAAAAAAGGCAGAGTTTGGCCATCTAATTCCTTTCATCCTCCTATTTCTATTAAGCGTTTGGAGCTTGCTATTGGGCTTTTGGAAAATGGCCTTCATCAACCTAATAATGAATGTTTTAGCTAATTTTTACCCGATTCTCCTTCAAAGAACCCATCGAGCCCGATTAATCCCTATACTTAAAAGGATTAAAGATTCAGCCAATAATTCAGTTTAA
- a CDS encoding serine hydrolase translates to MKKFVFIILSIYCFSSCTSEPENPFEGDVSNYPVLQKVLENKEQYQVQILFTQIDRNEHGIPMFTNYSFNLDDDRYFYPASTVKLPIALLALEWLEENAVDNLDKETIFLVDSVRPSQIPAYVDNSSNDSLPSIAHYIKKILLVSDNDANNRLYELLGQEYINEKLKEKGLWKTVISQRLSFPISAEENRYFNPIRFVDKSGNTLLEIPERHTEKIYSVDPKPLLGKAHMVGDSLINEPMDFTYKNKFALSDLHGVVQRIVFPNAFLESERFHISEGNRKFALKYMSMFPGESDIPKYDSSEFYDGYSKFFKFGNSENPIPKNFRIFNKTGWSYGYMIDGSYFLDLEKGVEFFVSAIVYSNENETLNDNIYEYEEIGKPFFAELGEYLYQKELDRKKLIQPDLSEFKFDY, encoded by the coding sequence ATGAAAAAGTTTGTTTTCATTATTCTCTCGATTTACTGTTTTTCTTCTTGCACTTCAGAACCTGAAAATCCATTCGAAGGTGATGTAAGCAACTACCCTGTTCTTCAAAAAGTATTGGAAAACAAAGAACAATATCAAGTACAAATACTCTTTACCCAAATTGACAGAAATGAACATGGCATTCCCATGTTTACCAATTATAGTTTCAACCTAGATGATGATCGGTATTTTTATCCAGCCTCAACGGTAAAACTTCCGATCGCCTTGCTTGCTTTGGAATGGCTGGAGGAAAACGCTGTGGATAACTTGGATAAAGAAACGATTTTCTTGGTCGATTCGGTTCGTCCATCCCAAATTCCAGCCTATGTGGATAATTCTTCTAATGACTCTCTTCCAAGTATTGCTCATTACATCAAAAAAATACTTTTGGTTTCTGATAACGATGCCAATAATCGGCTCTATGAACTTCTAGGACAAGAATATATCAATGAAAAACTGAAAGAGAAAGGCCTGTGGAAAACTGTCATTAGCCAACGACTTTCATTTCCAATTTCGGCCGAAGAAAATCGGTATTTTAATCCTATTCGCTTTGTGGATAAGTCAGGAAATACACTTTTGGAAATTCCTGAAAGACATACAGAAAAAATCTATTCCGTGGATCCAAAACCCTTGTTGGGAAAGGCACATATGGTAGGAGATTCCTTGATCAATGAGCCCATGGACTTTACCTACAAAAATAAATTTGCTCTTTCTGATCTACATGGAGTAGTCCAAAGAATTGTTTTTCCCAATGCATTTCTAGAAAGTGAACGTTTTCATATTTCTGAGGGAAATAGAAAATTTGCGTTGAAATATATGAGTATGTTTCCTGGAGAAAGTGACATTCCGAAGTATGATTCATCCGAATTTTACGACGGATATTCTAAGTTTTTCAAATTCGGAAATTCAGAAAATCCTATTCCAAAAAACTTTAGAATTTTCAATAAAACAGGTTGGTCTTATGGCTACATGATAGACGGAAGTTACTTTTTGGACCTGGAAAAAGGAGTAGAGTTTTTCGTTTCAGCCATCGTTTATTCCAATGAAAATGAAACTCTCAATGACAACATCTATGAATATGAGGAGATTGGAAAACCATTTTTTGCCGAGCTGGGGGAATACCTGTACCAAAAGGAGTTGGATAGAAAGAAATTAATTCAGCCAGACTTGAGTGAATTTAAGTTTGATTATTGA
- a CDS encoding DUF1684 domain-containing protein translates to MIKNLLLLAFVFSFLSVSALGQEYIQSISEFQEALNAEFKNPDESPLSSKERKEFKGLPFYPVDEHFRVIAKFDKLPPRSLFQMKTTANSIKDYDVYGVLIFSLEGKEYRLNVYQSHVLRTQEKYEDYLFLPFTDLTNGTETYGGGRYMDLKIPSGDTMELDFNKAYNPFCAYSDGYACPIPPRENDLQLAVRAGVMYSPKK, encoded by the coding sequence ATGATCAAAAATTTACTGCTTTTAGCCTTTGTGTTTTCCTTTCTTTCTGTTTCAGCCTTGGGGCAAGAATATATCCAATCAATTTCAGAATTTCAGGAAGCGCTTAATGCAGAATTTAAAAATCCGGATGAATCACCTCTTTCTTCCAAGGAAAGAAAGGAGTTTAAAGGACTTCCTTTTTATCCTGTTGATGAACACTTTAGAGTTATTGCAAAATTTGATAAACTTCCGCCAAGAAGTCTATTTCAAATGAAAACAACCGCAAATTCTATCAAAGATTATGATGTGTATGGAGTATTGATCTTTTCATTGGAAGGGAAGGAATATCGCTTAAATGTTTATCAAAGCCATGTCTTAAGGACCCAGGAAAAGTATGAGGACTACCTTTTTCTACCCTTTACAGATTTGACGAATGGAACTGAAACCTATGGTGGAGGCAGATATATGGATTTGAAAATTCCTTCTGGCGATACCATGGAATTGGATTTCAATAAAGCCTATAATCCATTTTGTGCCTATTCCGATGGGTATGCCTGTCCCATTCCTCCAAGAGAAAATGACTTGCAATTGGCAGTTCGTGCTGGAGTCATGTATTCTCCCAAAAAATAA
- a CDS encoding fumarylacetoacetate hydrolase family protein encodes MKIYKLPSGTLLEKDATYFLGPSLHWNELLGRENLKEYLNFESKGWRELKEEEAQKLLDVGLLSPMGDQEIWAAGVTYFRSRTARMEESQDAGGADFYDKVYAADRPELFFKATASRVSPPGGKLNIRKDSTWDVPEPELTLLISPAGRIQGFTVGNDMSSRSIEGENPLYLPQAKVYQGCAAIGPCILVQDEILAEDVKIRLEIFREGQLAFTGETALSQLKRKPQELAEWLFRANTFPIGCFLMTGTGIVPDEFTLEEGDRVRIGIDEIGVLENFISKI; translated from the coding sequence ATGAAAATCTACAAACTTCCTTCGGGAACACTTCTTGAAAAGGATGCTACCTATTTTTTGGGCCCTAGTCTTCATTGGAATGAACTATTGGGAAGAGAAAATTTGAAGGAATATTTAAATTTTGAATCCAAAGGTTGGCGTGAATTAAAAGAGGAAGAAGCCCAAAAACTGCTGGATGTAGGTTTATTATCTCCAATGGGGGATCAGGAAATCTGGGCTGCTGGTGTTACTTATTTTCGAAGTAGAACTGCCAGAATGGAAGAAAGCCAAGATGCTGGGGGAGCAGATTTTTATGATAAAGTTTATGCAGCTGATAGACCGGAGCTTTTTTTCAAAGCTACAGCAAGTAGGGTTTCACCTCCTGGGGGGAAACTAAATATTAGGAAAGACTCAACATGGGACGTGCCTGAGCCTGAACTTACGCTATTGATTTCGCCGGCAGGTAGAATTCAAGGATTTACCGTTGGTAACGACATGAGCAGTCGAAGTATAGAAGGAGAAAATCCATTGTATTTGCCTCAAGCTAAGGTATATCAAGGATGTGCTGCCATTGGTCCTTGCATTTTAGTTCAAGATGAGATCTTAGCTGAAGATGTAAAAATCAGGTTGGAAATATTTCGTGAGGGTCAGTTGGCATTTACGGGAGAAACGGCACTATCTCAATTGAAGCGAAAGCCTCAAGAATTAGCTGAATGGCTTTTTAGAGCCAATACATTCCCAATAGGATGTTTTCTAATGACTGGAACCGGGATCGTTCCTGATGAATTTACCTTGGAAGAAGGTGATCGGGTTAGGATAGGTATAGATGAGATTGGGGTACTTGAAAACTTTATTTCCAAAATTTAA
- a CDS encoding polysaccharide deacetylase family protein has translation MQFPKLPKQPLFIALLFALPYGAISQTLAEKLGYSKEDKLLIIHGDDVGVAHSQNMATFEALKKGLVTSTSMMVPPAWSAEVEVLAKDIPDADIGIHITLTNEWENFNWPPKAGRSMVPGLSNEQGFMYPDCPPVTKNASPEEVEIEIRAQIKAANQMGIQPTHLDSHMGCIFYGRPEYMKSYLKIAQELKIPAMVNTQMMEGIIKPNQALFEGINLEKIPVINEIIMANPEDYEAGMEEFYTNKLENLKPGVHVLLVHLAFDDEEMNAITAGHTTYHAPWRQEDFNFFTSDQAKKLIQENNIKLITWKEIGKIL, from the coding sequence ATGCAATTTCCCAAGCTACCCAAACAACCACTTTTTATCGCCTTGCTTTTCGCACTTCCTTATGGCGCAATCTCCCAAACATTGGCAGAAAAATTAGGCTATTCCAAAGAAGATAAATTACTCATCATCCATGGAGATGATGTAGGAGTAGCTCACTCTCAAAATATGGCCACCTTTGAGGCTTTGAAAAAGGGCTTGGTCACTTCCACCAGTATGATGGTTCCTCCGGCTTGGTCTGCAGAAGTAGAGGTGTTGGCGAAAGATATTCCAGATGCAGATATTGGTATTCATATCACCTTGACAAACGAATGGGAAAACTTCAATTGGCCTCCAAAAGCAGGAAGGTCAATGGTGCCTGGACTAAGCAACGAACAAGGATTCATGTACCCAGATTGTCCTCCAGTCACAAAAAATGCCAGCCCAGAAGAAGTAGAGATTGAAATCAGAGCACAAATCAAAGCCGCTAATCAAATGGGAATACAACCTACCCATTTGGATTCCCATATGGGCTGCATTTTTTATGGTAGACCTGAATATATGAAGTCCTATTTGAAAATTGCTCAAGAACTGAAGATCCCAGCAATGGTCAATACACAAATGATGGAAGGAATAATCAAACCCAACCAAGCGCTATTTGAAGGGATCAACTTGGAGAAAATTCCGGTCATCAATGAAATCATCATGGCCAATCCAGAGGATTATGAAGCTGGAATGGAAGAGTTTTACACCAATAAATTAGAAAATCTAAAACCAGGAGTACATGTGCTTTTGGTGCATTTGGCATTTGATGATGAGGAAATGAACGCCATAACCGCAGGTCATACTACCTACCATGCCCCATGGCGACAAGAAGATTTTAATTTCTTCACAAGCGATCAGGCAAAAAAACTGATTCAGGAAAATAACATTAAGCTGATCACCTGGAAGGAAATAGGGAAAATACTCTAG
- a CDS encoding DUF5916 domain-containing protein has translation MRTYIFLLFAFLVGMGTAFSQNKQNANAFAFKLNQPIDLDGELDEEIWLDPEGWNTDFMQYFPSDTSLSVVNTQVKIAFDDNNLYIAAIMENNGPREYVSTSLRRDYRGQQNDGITFVFDTFNDKTNAFQFGVNPYGVQREGLLANGGIRSEDLSLAWDNKWYAEAKIYDTHWQVEAIIPLSTIRFKDGTQNWNVNFYRIDSHTGERSTWSPIPRNLSIISTAFNRKLIFEEPLRKNSANISLIPYVAGKTSKNYLENTSESFSPAFGGDAKVGIGPAMNLDLTFNPDFSQVEVDQQVTNLDRFEIFFPERRQFFLENADLFDSFGSRQSRPFFSRRIGVDIDSATGQNVQSKIIYGARLSGKINEDWRLGVMNMQTATDNEAGISGKNFSVVALQKKIFTRSNIGVIFVDRESLALDENQSLFNPNEYNRLLGVDYNLNSADGKWTGKAFYHRTFESKETVKPYSFNAYILFNDIHWAWSLSYRDVGEDFNPEVGYVPRSNYKRFNPDIAYLFYPNSNLINRHGPKVEYEGLWNETIGTTDRDINLSYNVQFNSFSTITLTQKNRYVYLFQDFDPTRTGGEKLPAGTDYKTKTLQLEYSSNPRNLFLIKLEAEAGQYYTGDFQRVVSEMGLRIGNKANISMNFNYARIRLPEPQNDADLVLVGPRIDLTFTKKLFWTTFIQYNNQIDNLNINTRLQWRFAPVSDFFLVYTDNYFPDSFTPKQRSLVFKLNYWLNL, from the coding sequence ATGCGAACTTATATTTTCCTTTTATTTGCATTCCTTGTTGGAATGGGAACGGCGTTTTCTCAAAATAAACAAAACGCTAATGCTTTTGCATTTAAGCTAAATCAACCCATTGATTTAGATGGAGAATTGGACGAGGAGATATGGTTGGACCCAGAAGGTTGGAATACAGATTTTATGCAGTATTTTCCTTCGGATACATCTTTGTCTGTGGTCAATACACAAGTGAAGATTGCCTTTGATGATAACAACCTATATATCGCGGCAATCATGGAAAACAATGGCCCAAGAGAATATGTCTCTACTTCCTTGAGGAGAGATTATCGGGGTCAGCAGAACGATGGGATTACCTTTGTATTTGACACATTTAATGATAAAACCAATGCATTTCAATTTGGAGTCAACCCCTATGGCGTTCAAAGAGAAGGGCTTTTGGCCAATGGAGGAATTAGAAGTGAAGATTTGAGTTTAGCTTGGGATAATAAATGGTATGCCGAAGCAAAAATTTATGATACCCATTGGCAAGTAGAAGCCATCATCCCATTATCCACTATTCGTTTCAAGGATGGAACACAAAACTGGAATGTGAATTTTTATCGGATAGATAGCCATACCGGAGAGCGAAGTACATGGTCACCAATTCCTAGAAACTTATCCATTATTTCTACTGCATTTAATAGGAAATTGATCTTTGAAGAACCTCTACGGAAAAACTCGGCAAATATTTCCTTGATTCCTTATGTGGCAGGGAAAACTTCTAAAAATTACCTGGAAAATACTTCTGAGAGTTTTTCTCCAGCTTTCGGGGGAGATGCAAAGGTCGGAATTGGCCCGGCAATGAATTTAGATTTGACATTCAATCCGGACTTTTCACAAGTGGAAGTGGATCAGCAGGTGACGAATTTGGATCGTTTCGAAATCTTCTTTCCAGAGCGAAGACAATTTTTCCTAGAAAATGCCGACCTCTTTGACAGTTTTGGCTCTAGACAATCCAGACCATTCTTCTCCAGAAGAATTGGAGTGGATATCGATTCAGCTACAGGCCAAAATGTCCAAAGTAAAATTATTTATGGTGCCCGATTGAGTGGTAAAATCAATGAAGATTGGCGTTTGGGTGTGATGAATATGCAAACTGCCACGGATAACGAGGCAGGAATTTCAGGAAAGAACTTCTCTGTGGTTGCCCTTCAAAAAAAGATTTTTACCCGCTCCAATATTGGGGTGATCTTCGTAGATCGTGAATCCCTTGCCCTGGACGAAAATCAGTCGCTATTCAACCCCAATGAATACAACCGTTTATTGGGTGTGGATTATAACCTGAATTCAGCGGACGGAAAATGGACTGGGAAAGCATTCTATCACAGGACTTTTGAGTCTAAGGAAACGGTAAAACCCTACTCTTTTAATGCATATATCTTATTCAATGATATCCATTGGGCCTGGAGTTTGAGCTACAGAGATGTAGGAGAAGATTTTAATCCTGAAGTCGGATATGTTCCCAGGTCAAATTATAAGCGATTTAACCCAGATATAGCCTATTTATTTTACCCAAATTCTAACTTGATCAATCGACATGGACCAAAGGTGGAATATGAAGGCTTGTGGAATGAAACTATTGGGACAACTGATAGAGATATCAATTTGAGTTATAATGTGCAATTCAATTCCTTTTCTACTATTACACTGACTCAAAAAAACAGGTATGTCTATCTCTTTCAAGATTTTGACCCAACTCGGACTGGTGGAGAAAAACTTCCTGCAGGCACAGATTATAAAACCAAAACACTTCAATTGGAATACAGTAGTAATCCGAGAAATCTGTTTTTAATAAAACTAGAGGCTGAGGCTGGTCAATACTATACAGGTGATTTTCAGCGAGTAGTTAGTGAGATGGGACTTAGAATTGGAAATAAAGCTAATATTTCCATGAACTTTAATTATGCAAGAATCCGACTTCCAGAGCCTCAAAATGATGCCGACCTGGTATTGGTAGGACCTAGGATAGACTTGACCTTTACCAAGAAACTCTTCTGGACCACCTTCATCCAATACAATAATCAAATTGATAATTTGAACATCAATACGCGTTTGCAATGGAGATTTGCCCCTGTTTCAGACTTCTTCCTCGTTTATACGGATAATTATTTCCCTGATTCTTTTACCCCAAAACAGCGTTCTTTGGTATTTAAACTGAATTATTGGCTGAATCTTTAA
- a CDS encoding TfoX/Sxy family protein, which yields MAYDEFLAERMIQSLQGRGLNFEAKRMMGGLVFMVNEKMCMGLNKDKNTGKDQLMVRVGESAQEMCMKRTGCRSMEFTGRPMKGFVFVDPEGFDLDADWDFWVEMALKYNPEAKKSKK from the coding sequence ATGGCTTACGATGAATTTCTTGCGGAAAGAATGATTCAAAGCCTACAAGGCAGAGGACTTAATTTTGAGGCGAAGAGGATGATGGGAGGATTGGTGTTCATGGTGAATGAAAAGATGTGCATGGGCCTCAATAAAGATAAGAATACTGGAAAAGACCAGCTCATGGTTAGAGTGGGTGAATCTGCACAGGAAATGTGTATGAAAAGGACAGGTTGTCGAAGTATGGAATTTACTGGTAGGCCAATGAAAGGGTTTGTTTTTGTTGATCCTGAGGGATTTGACCTTGATGCAGATTGGGATTTTTGGGTGGAAATGGCCTTAAAATACAATCCGGAGGCGAAAAAAAGCAAGAAATAA
- a CDS encoding secondary thiamine-phosphate synthase enzyme YjbQ yields the protein MTKFFQQKIRLSPYPAGYHLITDIIEGEFPEIKKIKVGFLQIFIQHTSAALTINENADPTVRTDFKTFVDELIPEDYPRFIHTYEGPDDMPAHIKASFFDSHLQIPISNGKLGLGMWQGVYLCEFRLHASPRNLILTAFGEPY from the coding sequence ATGACCAAGTTTTTTCAGCAAAAAATACGATTGTCGCCTTATCCTGCGGGATATCACTTAATCACCGATATAATCGAAGGCGAATTTCCGGAAATCAAGAAGATAAAAGTCGGGTTTCTCCAAATCTTCATTCAGCATACATCTGCTGCTCTCACAATCAATGAAAATGCGGACCCCACTGTAAGAACTGATTTCAAAACCTTTGTGGATGAATTGATTCCGGAGGACTACCCACGGTTTATTCATACCTATGAGGGACCAGATGATATGCCGGCTCATATAAAAGCCAGTTTTTTTGATTCACACTTGCAAATTCCCATTTCGAATGGAAAATTAGGGCTAGGTATGTGGCAAGGAGTGTATTTATGTGAATTTAGGCTTCATGCGTCACCAAGAAATTTAATCCTTACTGCTTTTGGAGAGCCGTATTAA